TTTCATGGTGCATTCGACATAAAGCAGGCCAGGGCTCCACAAATAGTAACTCTAGGTTCCAAGTTTTCAAACAAATATTGCATTACAGTGAAAACGTGAAAAATAAAGCAGACCAGTGCTATAGAAACAATAGCTCTGGACTCCAAGTCTTCCAACAATACAATGTTGCTTTATAATGAAAATATGAGAAAATAAAGCAGCCCAGGGCTGCAGAAACATGACTGTTTGTTCCTGGTACACAGGACAGAATACGGGTAGGAATTAGCCAATTACAGCTACATTCTCGTCACCAACCAAGTTTCGCACTTtttccacaagatcggagaggagaGGACTGGCTGTCTTCTTCACGCCGCAATCAGTCCCTGCAAAGAACATGCAGCTTTCAAGGTTAGACATGATCTTTGAAGCCTTTTCCAATGACTTCAGGAATTCATTGAGCTGGGTAGTGTCCTGGCCAGGTTGCAACATTAAATCCGCAATCTGGCCACAAAGCTTCACGATTCTTAGACAGTCAGCTCTGTCCTCACAATTTTCTTCTACTATATCCCTGAGCTTCCCCAAAAATTTACTTTCCACGGGAGAAATCTTTCGAGCCACATCATCGAAGTCTTCTGCACTCATCAGTTTGTCACGCATCACAAAAGTAAGTGACAATAACGCTTCTCGGTATTCCATTTCAGCTTTTAGCTCCTCACTTGACTTTTCAGGTGACTTCTTGATTTGGCCACTGCGTTTGAGCCTCAGTTGATTTTCTTCATCAAATCTTGCCCGTTTCCTTTCCCATCGAGACATTTTTCTCTGACCTCTCTTTTCTTTGGGGAGGTCTCGTGTACTGGCCAGTACTTCCATGAGGACCTGCAACATAATGTAACTTTGTAAAGTACAAAAACTTGACCATAAGATATTGCTTAAGGGGTATCAGCAACACTGTTGTCGTGCCTACTGGAATAATAGTATTGTGCCAGAGATAAGTAGATAAGCAGATCTCTAAGCTAACCTTTGGCAGCAAGTCTTTCTTCACATTATCCTTGTCCAATGTATGGTGAGTGCACAAGTTCTCCAAGATCTCCAATGCTACTGTCCTGTATGTGATGTCGTTCTTAGAATCAAGTATTTCATTGGGACAATCAGCAATGCTGTTCTGTTGATTTTTTATGAACTTAGAGATAGTTTCCATCTTGGAAAGCAATGCCAGTGATTTCCCAGCCGTAACTCTAAGCTTTCCTTTGTCCCCTTTACCATCTTTCTCCTTGTTCAAACCATCTTTGTCCCCTTCATCCTCAGTAAGGAATATCTGCAACTGCTTTCTGATTAGATTTTCTTTTGTTTCGGTGCTGAGGTTGGCTGACGAATCAATGGCCAGTTCTGTCAGGATTTCTATGGCTCGCATCTGTAGTTCTGTACCATCATTTTTTCCCTGATAAAGAATTCTCTCCAGGTTGCTCAGTGCATGCTCGTTGGAACAGATTTTGTGGACCAGATCACTTCTGCCAATCCAGTTTGGAGCACGGATTAACCTGTGTATCACTTTGAGTGACCCATTCACTACATCGGCACATGCACTTACATTGATATCTTGGATTAGTGTCTCAGAGTACAGAGGTGCCATGATCTTAGGGATGAGACCAGAAGTATTGCATATGTCGTTGCAGTTGTGTTGATCGAAGACGAGCTTCTCAAGAATTGTCAGGCCTTGTAGAATCAGCTCATTCCAGCAATCTCCTTTGCTGCCAAGTTCTCCATCTTGCGGAATGTCACCACCTTGATTTCTGACAATTTTTGCTTTGTTGTCCTCGGTGCCTTTGAGAACAGAAATTGAATTTTTCTTAGGGAAACCAGCAACTCTTCTTCGTCTATATTCCTCTATGCCTTTGGCAAGAGAAATAAAACTTTCCCTAGCACCGTCAGCATCTTTTTTTGACTCACTAACAGTAACATGATTGGTTCCTTGTTGGTTGTTCCAATACGGCAGGGTGGTATCAAACAGGGAGGATATGCAGTGTATGGCCCCTGGGAACTGGGACAGATGAATGTCACCGGCAAGGTATGCGACGATACTGGCGACGACCTCCCTGAGCTCTCTGTTGCTGCATCTCCATCCTAGCGTATCAATCAGCTTCTGAATCTTTGGTCTTGAGGGGAGTAGCAGGGACCTTACATCTGCGTCCAGCTTAATGAAGTTGTCGAGAATCCTTGCTCCTGAGAGGTAGTCTTTCTGCGATTCCGAGTCAATCAAATCAACAGCATAGTTGATCAAATTCCTACCATCTAGGGATGTAGGGTCTCGCCAGCATTTTGCTCGGGTATCATATAGGTAATCTAAAATTGTTATGCTGCCCCACTTTTCTGGTAACTGAGATTCTTCCCGGAACAAAACCACAACCCACATCACTGACATATCCATCAGCCACCATATGAAGAAGAGCACACCTTGGCCAATAACCAAACAGTAGAATATGTTCAGTGCTGGCACCAGGTTCGCTTTGTTGTCATCACATGCGGTGTTGCAATAATCGTGCTGCCATAGGCGCCACAGTGAGAGAACAGTGCATGCAACAGGCCCAAGTTCATAAACGATCCATGCCATTAGAACCACAACCAGGGCTGGCAAGGATAGTATTTGGACAATGGCAACTTGTACCGACAGAATGACTTGTACCGGTAGATACCCTTTTTGTGCATACCAATTTTGTGTAAACTGTTTCCTGGGATCTGTTAAAAATTTCCTCACAAGCTTTCCCGTTAGGTTCAAAAATGTAGGGAATAGGTTGTCCCCTGAGTCGTTGAAGATCCTGTGTGTCAAATTGCAAATGTGTCGTTAGTGCCCGGGCATTAATATAGATTGAGTCAGTTAGTATTTATTTGTTTTGGCCGAAATCGACAAGCAGAGAAGGATTTCTACCATAAGAAGAAGAAAGTTATCCAGATAATTGAGAAGAAAAAAAAGCGGTTTAAACCCCCATATGAGACAGGAGACATGGTACATAGAACAAGATCAATAGCACCATCTGCCCACAGCCAACGTAGGACAAACTTCTTCCCCAACAAAAGGTAGAACAAACTCAACACGCGCCACTGGAAGACCCCACATCATTGTGATGACCTATGGCATCCGTGATATGGTGACTCTGACTTCACAACAACAATAATGCTGCCACGACAAAAGTCTGTGTACTGACTATGTGTGCACCTTTTTAGCCGATTAGGTAAGCTTGTTA
The sequence above is a segment of the Triticum dicoccoides isolate Atlit2015 ecotype Zavitan chromosome 1A, WEW_v2.0, whole genome shotgun sequence genome. Coding sequences within it:
- the LOC119340951 gene encoding uncharacterized protein LOC119340951, producing the protein MAWIVYELGPVACTVLSLWRLWQHDYCNTACDDNKANLVPALNIFYCLVIGQGVLFFIWWLMDMSVMWVVVLFREESQLPEKWGSITILDYLYDTRAKCWRDPTSLDGRNLINYAVDLIDSESQKDYLSGARILDNFIKLDADVRSLLLPSRPKIQKLIDTLGWRCSNRELREVVASIVAYLAGDIHLSQFPGAIHCISSLFDTTLPYWNNQQGTNHVTVSESKKDADGARESFISLAKGIEEYRRRRVAGFPKKNSISVLKGTEDNKAKIVRNQGGDIPQDGELGSKGDCWNELILQGLTILEKLVFDQHNCNDICNTSGLIPKIMAPLYSETLIQDINVSACADVVNGSLKVIHRLIRAPNWIGRSDLVHKICSNEHALSNLERILYQGKNDGTELQMRAIEILTELAIDSSANLSTETKENLIRKQLQIFLTEDEGDKDGLNKEKDGKGDKGKLRVTAGKSLALLSKMETISKFIKNQQNSIADCPNEILDSKNDITYRTVALEILENLCTHHTLDKDNVKKDLLPKVLMEVLASTRDLPKEKRGQRKMSRWERKRARFDEENQLRLKRSGQIKKSPEKSSEELKAEMEYREALLSLTFVMRDKLMSAEDFDDVARKISPVESKFLGKLRDIVEENCEDRADCLRIVKLCGQIADLMLQPGQDTTQLNEFLKSLEKASKIMSNLESCMFFAGTDCGVKKTASPLLSDLVEKVRNLVGDENVAVIG